One segment of Urocitellus parryii isolate mUroPar1 chromosome 5, mUroPar1.hap1, whole genome shotgun sequence DNA contains the following:
- the Styk1 gene encoding tyrosine-protein kinase STYK1 isoform X2 encodes MGEKRGMARMLLECSLSDKLCVVQEQQYEVIIVPTLLVGLFLILLAVILWLFIREQRSRQQRPGIREPAGLHEVQDFVGRIQFYQYLGEHKNLVQLEGCCTDRLPLYMVLEDVAHGDLLSFLWTCRRDVMTMDGLLYDLTEKQVYHIGKQVLLGLEFLQDKHLFHGDVAARNILIQSDLTVKLCGLGLAYEVHALGAISSARTIPLKWLAPERLLLRPAGIRGDIWSFGILLYEMVTLGAPPYPEVPPTSILQYLQRRKIMKRPSSCTHTMYNIMKSCWRWSEDNRPLPRELRFRLEGAARTADDKAVLQVPELVVPELYASVAGISIESLSYSYSIL; translated from the exons ATGGGTGAGAAGAGGGGTATGGCACGGATGCTACTGGAATGCAGTCTCAGCGACAAATTGTGTG TGGTCCAGGAGCAGCAGTATGAAGTGATCATTGTCCCGACTCTCCTGGTTGGCCTCTTCCTCATCCTTCTTGCAGTCATCTTGTGGCTTTTTATAAGAGAACAAAGATCCCGACAGCAGCGTCCTGGAATTCGAG AACCTGCTGGGCTCCATGAGGTGCAGGATTTTGTAGGACGAATCCAGTTCTATCAGTACCTGGGGGAACACAAGAACCTAGTACAACTGGAAGGCTGCTGCACAGATAGGCTGCCACTCTATATGGTGTTGGAGGATGTGGCCCATGGGGACCTGCTCAGCTTTCTCTGGACCTGTCGCCGG GATGTGATGACCATGGATGGTCTTCTCTATGATCTCACAGAAAAGCAAGTCTATCACATTGGAAAGCAGGTCCTTTTGGGTCTG GAATTTCTGCAGGATAAGCATCTGTTCCATGGGGATGTGGCAGCCAGGAATATCCTGATCCAAAGTGATCTGACTGTTAAACTCTGTGGATTGGGCTTGGCTTATGAAGTTCATGCCCTTGGAGCCATCTCTTCTGCTCGGACCATCCCTCTCAAGTGGCTTGCCCCAGAACGGCTTCTCCTGAGACCTGCTGGCATCAGAGGAGACAT ctGGTCCTTTGGGATCCTGCTTTATGAGATGGTGACTCTAG GGGCACCACCATATCCTGAAGTCCCTCCTACCAGCATTCTACAGTATCTTCAGAGGAGAAAAATCATGAAGAGACCCAGTAGCTGCACACATACTAT GTACAATATTATGAAGTCCTGTTGGCGTTGGAGTGAGGACAATCGTCCCTTACCCAGAGAGCTGCGCTTTCGCCTAGAAGGTGCTGCTAGAACTGCTGATGACAAGGCTGTTCTGCAAGTACCAGAGTTGGTGGTGCCTGAACTATATGCATCTGTGGCTGGTATCAGTATAGAAAGCCTTTCCTACAGCTACAGCATCCTTTGA
- the Styk1 gene encoding tyrosine-protein kinase STYK1 isoform X1 encodes MGEKRGMARMLLECSLSDKLCVVQEQQYEVIIVPTLLVGLFLILLAVILWLFIREQRSRQQRPGIRGSAAGPPSRSPSWEAIGRGGKVLVPLKETSVESFLRASTSALSKLQVPREQVSEVLEQIYNGSYGIIYRAKMCTGDPAKPKNIVLKTLKEPAGLHEVQDFVGRIQFYQYLGEHKNLVQLEGCCTDRLPLYMVLEDVAHGDLLSFLWTCRRDVMTMDGLLYDLTEKQVYHIGKQVLLGLEFLQDKHLFHGDVAARNILIQSDLTVKLCGLGLAYEVHALGAISSARTIPLKWLAPERLLLRPAGIRGDIWSFGILLYEMVTLGAPPYPEVPPTSILQYLQRRKIMKRPSSCTHTMYNIMKSCWRWSEDNRPLPRELRFRLEGAARTADDKAVLQVPELVVPELYASVAGISIESLSYSYSIL; translated from the exons ATGGGTGAGAAGAGGGGTATGGCACGGATGCTACTGGAATGCAGTCTCAGCGACAAATTGTGTG TGGTCCAGGAGCAGCAGTATGAAGTGATCATTGTCCCGACTCTCCTGGTTGGCCTCTTCCTCATCCTTCTTGCAGTCATCTTGTGGCTTTTTATAAGAGAACAAAGATCCCGACAGCAGCGTCCTGGAATTCGAG GCAGTGCTGCTGGGCCTCCATCTAGGAGTCCAAGTTGGGAAGCAATAGGACGTGGAGGAAAAGTGCTGGTGCCACTTAAGGAGACATCAGTGGAAAGTTTTCTGAGAGCTTCCACATCTGCCTTGTCTAAGCTGCAGGTGCCCCGAGAACAAGTCTCAGAAGTTTTGGAGCAGATCTATAATGGCAGTTATGGGATCATCTATCGAGCCAAGATGTGTACTGGGGACCCTGCTAAGCCCAAAAATATTGTCCTCAAGACTTTAAAAG AACCTGCTGGGCTCCATGAGGTGCAGGATTTTGTAGGACGAATCCAGTTCTATCAGTACCTGGGGGAACACAAGAACCTAGTACAACTGGAAGGCTGCTGCACAGATAGGCTGCCACTCTATATGGTGTTGGAGGATGTGGCCCATGGGGACCTGCTCAGCTTTCTCTGGACCTGTCGCCGG GATGTGATGACCATGGATGGTCTTCTCTATGATCTCACAGAAAAGCAAGTCTATCACATTGGAAAGCAGGTCCTTTTGGGTCTG GAATTTCTGCAGGATAAGCATCTGTTCCATGGGGATGTGGCAGCCAGGAATATCCTGATCCAAAGTGATCTGACTGTTAAACTCTGTGGATTGGGCTTGGCTTATGAAGTTCATGCCCTTGGAGCCATCTCTTCTGCTCGGACCATCCCTCTCAAGTGGCTTGCCCCAGAACGGCTTCTCCTGAGACCTGCTGGCATCAGAGGAGACAT ctGGTCCTTTGGGATCCTGCTTTATGAGATGGTGACTCTAG GGGCACCACCATATCCTGAAGTCCCTCCTACCAGCATTCTACAGTATCTTCAGAGGAGAAAAATCATGAAGAGACCCAGTAGCTGCACACATACTAT GTACAATATTATGAAGTCCTGTTGGCGTTGGAGTGAGGACAATCGTCCCTTACCCAGAGAGCTGCGCTTTCGCCTAGAAGGTGCTGCTAGAACTGCTGATGACAAGGCTGTTCTGCAAGTACCAGAGTTGGTGGTGCCTGAACTATATGCATCTGTGGCTGGTATCAGTATAGAAAGCCTTTCCTACAGCTACAGCATCCTTTGA